The sequence TTCTTCGGAACCGACTATCATTCTCATCTTGGCACTCATCGCGGCGGTATGGCTGTTTTGAAGGCCGATGGCAACTTCCATCGTTCCATTCACAACATCCAGAACACCCCGTTCCGCAGCAAGTTCGAAAACGACTTTGCAAAGTTTGCCGGTAACGTTGGTCTCGGCGTTATTTCTGACACCGACCCGCAGCCGCTCGTCATGACCTGCAAGCTGGGCACTTTCGCCCTGGTCACCGTAGGCCTCATCAGCAACATCGAAGACCTGAAGAACGAACTGTTCCAGAACAACTGCATGCAGCTCCAGTATTCTACCACCAGCGGTATGGTCGGTCCTACCGAAGTGGTCTCCGCTTTGATCGCCACCCAGAACTCCATCGTCGAAGGTTTGAACTACGTTCAGCAGAAGATCAAGGGTAGCTGCTCAGTGCTCGTTATGGACAGCAACGGCAAGCTCTACGCCTCCCGCGACAAGTGGGGCCGTACCCCGATTATCGTGGGCCGTAAGGATGGTGCAGTCATCGCCGTTCAGGAAAGCTGCGCTCTCCCCAACCTGGGCTACGACCACCTCCGCGATCTCGGTCCTGGTGAAATTGCAGAACTCACCACCGAAGGCATCAACACTCTCGTTGAACCCGGCAAGAAGATGGCAATCTGTTCCTTCCTGTGGGTTTACTACGGCTATCCGGCATCTGCCTACGAAGGCCGCAATGTTGAAATGACCCGTTACCGCTGCGGCAGCGCTCTCGCTAAGCGTACTCCTACTGAAGCCGACGCAGCTTGCGGTATTCCTGACTCCGGTACTTCTCACGCCCTCGGTTACGCACACGAAGCCGGCATCAAGTTCGCACGTCCGTTCGTCAAGTACACTCCCACATGGGCACGTTCCTTCATGCCTCAGGACCAGCGCCAGCGTGAACACGTGGCTTCCATGAAGCTCATTCCTATTCCGGGTCTCATCGACAACAAGCGCCTGGTGTTCTGCGACGACTCCATCGTCCGCGGTACTCAGCTGGGTAAGCAGGCTGAAAAGCTTTACTCCATGGGCTGTAAGGAAACCCATATGCGTATCGCTTGCCCGCCGCTGGTTTACCCCTGTAAGTTCATCAACTTCTCTCGTTCCAAGAGTGTGTACGACTTGATCACTCGTCGTTACATCCGTGAAAAGGAAGGTGAAAACGCAGATCTGGACAAGTACACCAACCCGGATTCCCAGGAATACAAGGACATGGTGGACTACATCCGTCGCAACCTGAACCTCACCACTCTGGCTTTCCAGCGCATCGACGACCTCATCCAGGCCATCGGTCTTCCGGAAGATCAGCTGTGCACCTTCTGCTGGACCGGTAAGGACTACGCAGAAACTGGCGACTGCTATCACTGCCCCTGCCACGCTGACGAAGAAAAGTAATTTCTAGGTTCGGCGCAAACGCCAAACCCCAGAAGTATTTCAAAAGTCCGGCCTATAACAAGGTCGGATTTTTTGTATTTTAGGGTACGCATGAAAATCAAGAACTCTAAAATTTTCTCTACCTCAAAAATTTTCGCAGTCGCATTGACAATGACAGCGCTCGTTGCATTTGTTCTAAACGGATGCTCCCTCTATCGCAAGATCAGCGCTGCCGATATTTTGTCTAAAACGAAGCTGGAATTCAATTCCCTGTCCCTGGATTCCGTTTCCATCAACAAGGACCTTTTCCCGCAGCAGGGCTTTGGCGGAGGGTTCCTCCCCAACCCGCAAGTCATCGCCCTGGTCCAGAATTTTTCCAAGGGCATCCTTGAGAAAGAAATCGGCAAAGCCGGCTTGACCATCGGGCTTGTGGCCAACAACCAAAGCGAAGATACGCTCTGCATCAAAAAGCTTTCCGCCATGGTAGACATGGACACGATTTTGTCTGTACCGGTTGAATTGAATGATTCCGTTTTGATGATTCCCGGCACCAACCAAATCGAAGTGGTCGCCCAGATGCCCATTGACAAACGTTTGTTCAAACTGATGGAAGTCAATTCCATGAAATTCAAGGGACGCCTCGAGGCAACCTTGGCAAACGACGACAACATCGTTCCCTTTGATTTTGACTTGTCACGCTCTGTGACTCAAGAAGAAAAGCAGGCCCTTGCCGAAAAGGCCCGCACCTCTGTTTTGAATAGTATTGTAAACGATTGGGTCGGAGCAATCCTCCCCCAGGACTAAGGCCATTATGAAACGTGAATTTGTACCAGAAAACTTGAACGTAGATGACGTAAACGCTGTAACACAGTTGTTCCAGACTCTGCTTGACGAAAACATTCCCAATGATGCCAAGGCTCTCCGCGCTTGGATCATGAAATGGAGCGAACTTGGTTCTGTGCTGAGCGAAGTCAGCTGCCGCCGCTATGTGGCCATGACTTGCAACACCGCCGACGAAGCTGCCGCAAAGGCTTACGAAACATTCGTCGAAAACATTGACCCGGTGTCCAGTGAATTTGATGACAAATTAAACAAGAAGCTGATGGCTCACCCGGCAAAGGATTTGCTGAAGGATGAATTCGGTGTCTGGTTCAAGAGCCTCCAGGTTTCCCTGGACTTGTTCTCCCCCGAAAATATTCCGCTGGAAACTGAAGAAGTCAAGGCTGTTCAGGCATACCAGAAAATCACTGGCGGCATGAGCGTTGAATTCGATGGCGAAGTCAAGACCATGCAACAGATGAGCGCCTACCTGGAACGCACTGACCGCGACCTCCGCGAACGCGCCTGGCGCACCATGTGGGACCGTCGCCTTCAGGACAAGGAAGCCTTGGATGAATCCTTTGATAAGTTGTTCGCAATCCGCAACAAGATTGCAAAGAACGCTCACTGCAAGGACTTCATCGACTACATCTATCTCGCCAAGCGTCGTTTCGATTACACTCCTGCACACTGCCGCGACTTCCACGAAAGCGTCGAGAAGTTGGTGCTTCCGCTGTTGAAGGAAATCTACAAGAAGCGTGCCGCAAAGATGGGCCTTGAAAAGCTCCGCCCGTGGGACCTTGCCGTGGACCCGCTGAACCGTGCCCCGCTTAAGCCTTACGAATCCGGTACGGAACTCATTGAAAAGGTGGACCAGATTTTTGAAAGTCTGAATCCTCAGGCTGGCAAGTGGGCTCGCCAGATGCAAGCCCAGAATCTCATCGATCCCGACTCCCGCTTGGGCAAGGCCCCGGGCGGATACCAGATTGGTTTCGACGAAAGCCGCCTCCCCTTCATCTTCATGAATTCCGCAAAGACGGACCGCGACATCTACACTTTGCTCCACGAATCCGGACATTCCTTCCATCAGTTCGCTTTGGCCAACCAGCCCATCCTCGCCTACCGCGATGTTCCTTCTGAATTTGCAGAAGTGGCCAGCATGAGCATGGAACTGATCGGTACGAACAACTTAAAGCCGTTCTATGGAGACGATTCCGCAGCCATCGCCCGCAGTGTCGAAGGTGAACTTGAAGATGTCATTTGGCTCTTCCCCTGGGTGGCAAGCATCGATAGCTTCCAGCACGAACTTTACAGCCGTCCCAACCACACCGCCAAGGACCGCGAAGAAATCTGGCTCAAGATCATGGACCGTTACGATGCGGGCGTCGATTACAGCGGCCTGGAAAAGGTAAAGGCAAACTTCTGGCAGAAGCAGCTTCATTTGTTCGAATGCCCGTTCTACTACATCGAATACGGCATCGCTCAGTTGGGCGCCCTCCAGGTGTGGGCAAACTACAAGAAGGACCCGCAAAAGGCCTTCGAAGACCTCTTCAAGGCAGAAAGTCTGGGTTATAGCGTGTCTGTGCCAAAAATGTTCGAGACCGCAAACATCAAGTTCGACTTCACTGCGAAGACCATCGAGCCCTTGATGCAGGTCGTCTGGGATGAGCTGAGCAAGTTCTAAGGCAGAAAAGCAACTTTTTTCAAAAAAAATGTACTTTTTTTGCCAAAAAAGCCCAAAATACCTTGACAAGCGTCGGATATAATTATATATTTGGCGCACATCCTTGGAGG is a genomic window of Fibrobacter sp. containing:
- a CDS encoding amidophosphoribosyltransferase gives rise to the protein MGGFCGVISKSDCVTDLFFGTDYHSHLGTHRGGMAVLKADGNFHRSIHNIQNTPFRSKFENDFAKFAGNVGLGVISDTDPQPLVMTCKLGTFALVTVGLISNIEDLKNELFQNNCMQLQYSTTSGMVGPTEVVSALIATQNSIVEGLNYVQQKIKGSCSVLVMDSNGKLYASRDKWGRTPIIVGRKDGAVIAVQESCALPNLGYDHLRDLGPGEIAELTTEGINTLVEPGKKMAICSFLWVYYGYPASAYEGRNVEMTRYRCGSALAKRTPTEADAACGIPDSGTSHALGYAHEAGIKFARPFVKYTPTWARSFMPQDQRQREHVASMKLIPIPGLIDNKRLVFCDDSIVRGTQLGKQAEKLYSMGCKETHMRIACPPLVYPCKFINFSRSKSVYDLITRRYIREKEGENADLDKYTNPDSQEYKDMVDYIRRNLNLTTLAFQRIDDLIQAIGLPEDQLCTFCWTGKDYAETGDCYHCPCHADEEK
- a CDS encoding M3 family oligoendopeptidase — encoded protein: MKREFVPENLNVDDVNAVTQLFQTLLDENIPNDAKALRAWIMKWSELGSVLSEVSCRRYVAMTCNTADEAAAKAYETFVENIDPVSSEFDDKLNKKLMAHPAKDLLKDEFGVWFKSLQVSLDLFSPENIPLETEEVKAVQAYQKITGGMSVEFDGEVKTMQQMSAYLERTDRDLRERAWRTMWDRRLQDKEALDESFDKLFAIRNKIAKNAHCKDFIDYIYLAKRRFDYTPAHCRDFHESVEKLVLPLLKEIYKKRAAKMGLEKLRPWDLAVDPLNRAPLKPYESGTELIEKVDQIFESLNPQAGKWARQMQAQNLIDPDSRLGKAPGGYQIGFDESRLPFIFMNSAKTDRDIYTLLHESGHSFHQFALANQPILAYRDVPSEFAEVASMSMELIGTNNLKPFYGDDSAAIARSVEGELEDVIWLFPWVASIDSFQHELYSRPNHTAKDREEIWLKIMDRYDAGVDYSGLEKVKANFWQKQLHLFECPFYYIEYGIAQLGALQVWANYKKDPQKAFEDLFKAESLGYSVSVPKMFETANIKFDFTAKTIEPLMQVVWDELSKF